AAGCTATGTGTGGCTGCTCTAATAAGTTGGCTCggtatgatataatatttttcttttttaaaaattaGTTGTACAAATAAGTATAAGTAACTTATGCACCAGCCAAACCAGCCAAGAATGCCCTAAGACTGGCCACAGCGTGCCTTTCCGACCGATGCTGAAATGTTCTCTCTCCTAACCAGGCATCGATTTACACGCTGTGTGAGGCGATGCTGAATAAAAAAAAAGCTAGCATCGGTGATTCTACATGCCTCAATGCTTGTCATTAATATGCAGTTGCATGTGTCTTCTAGGTAGAGTAAAACGAATTGTTTTTTGCATTTTAAATATTCAGTGGTCCCTACAGAATCGATGCCGAACGCTGTGAGTTGAAACAAGTTCTGGCATCGCATGCAGATAAAAGTTTCAGACCTCGCGGTAACATTGTGGCTAGAGGGTCCCCAACTGCTGACAGGTTTGCTGGCTTGGAGAAGTACCTGTCCAATCACGAAGAGAGAGAACTAGAATTCTCgtttaggcctggtttagattgaggttagaaatcagtatttggtattatagcactttcgtttatatttgacaattattgttcaatcatggcctaactaggctcaaaacattcgtctcgtaatttacaatcaaactatataattagttattttttatctatatttaatactctatgcatatataAAAGATTTAATATGATgaaaagagagtaaaaaaacttattcCGTAGCTAGCACCGATGCAAGCGCTGAGCTCGCACGTCTCCCAAAGTTTTCCAAGGGACTGACATGTTCCTGCAATCTGCctgtttatttttttaataacttTTAGAGGGTGATCGGTTGCACCGGTTAAATTTTGGTTTCTGTCACATTAAATATTTAAACattaatttagagtattaaatattgattaattataaaactaaatacATAGAGTGAGATTAATTTGAGAGACGAATCTATCAAGCCTAATTAgtacatgatttgacaacgtggcgctacagtaaatatatgctaataatagattagttaggcttaataaatttatctcgtaaattagtctccgtctatgtaattagttttataattaacttatatTTAGTCCTCTTAATTAATGTCTGAACGTTCGAGAACTTTAGTCTCCGTGACCAAACACCCCCTCCACGGCCGCTAGCGAATTTGGAAAGGACTGACGCCGTAATTTGTCAGCTGTTCAGGATGATCGACCACATGTGAGCCCCACGAAGCTAGAGTAAAACCTGCAGCCAAATCCTCTAGGGAATTGCAGAGCCATCGATGATGACAATTgacaaagataaaaaaaaacaaaagatattgTCTTCTCTCAGCTTTCACTCTGGCTGTGCTGTGGTGATTGTTGAGTGGTAGCGTAGCCTGTACCGAACGGATGAGTGTAAACTCATGCATGTCTGGTCAGGTATAATCACTATTCACCCACAAGGCCACAATCCTACCTGTTTTTTACATGATCGTATCATATCTTGTGTACCTATGAAAATTGAAAATCTTCGAAATACTACAAAGGTAATCGTTGTGCTGCTATTTTACACGAAAGAAACAAACCGCAGCTTTGACAAGCCGCTCGGTTCACTCCGCTAGAAACAAAGAGAAACGACCAGAATACGCGGAACTTTCTGCCCAGCGGCCGAAGCGATTGCCAGTGCCAGCGACGGGGCAAGTCAGCGACTCCTCTTTTCGGCCGGCGCCGCTGCGGCAGGATCGGCTCGGCCTCGGCCAGCGCTGCCCCAGACCGACGTCGTCCGCCTGCCCCAGACCGGACCCCCACGGCGCTGTAGCCGACTGCCCAGCAAAAAGCGCAGGCCACCTCACAATCACAATTCTTATCGGGAGGAGGTTACAAATGCCAACTGCCATGGCCTGTGCCCCGTGAATAGTTTACTTGTACACAGTAAAAAAAGTACTTGACACACTGCACTGTGGCCCCACCGCATGTGCCAGGAGCAAAGCGTTCCCGATATATACACACTGACACACCTATGATCATTGAAGTTGCCGAGCAAAAGCCCACGAGCCATCTCACGGGTTCGGGCTAGCGTTGATACTGTAGCTAGCTACTGGTCAGACTAGTGGACCAACCAGTCTTTATTACTGTTGCGTACTCCATCCGTACTCGAAACGAAATAGTCAGAGATACGGTCTCTGAAACGTAACTTTGATagcttatttttataaagatatttatcaaaaaatgatatatgtaattttttatgaaagtatttttcaagacagatctatacatatggtttttatattttcaaatttaacaacttaaaagttatttatAATTTATATTTCTAATGTTTGACTTAAGTcctgtccaaaacaatttatttTTTAACATGGAGGGAGTATACTGTACTTCCCTGGATGGTTGTTGCTGTACTATAAAATTCAAACGGAGACACGGAGGGAGTGTGCAATTCCCGTTCCAGCTCGCCATTTGCCAATCAAAATAGTACAGCGCACAGACAGTTTCTGACAAAAGAATTACTGTACTAGAAAGGATACATACAATACCACCAAAACAATCCAGAAGAGGGCACGACGAGAGCttgcatttatatatatattatatatatagatattgaACAGCATGATGATATCCTAGACGACGACGATTAGGGCATGTTTAGTTCGTcgagtagctactaaatttagtagtttttaattattttagtaactttttaaccaaacatTATGACTAAAAGCTACCAAAAGAGCTTTAATCATCTCTAGTAACTTTAGGTTACTAAAAATGACTAAATCGTTTAGCAGCTattaaagtttagtagctcgaaaTTTAGTAGCTCTAACCAATCACCCCATTAGACAAAGCACATCGGATCCACCCGACCATCATCCAACTAAGTACACAGCTCAGGAACAATTTGCTACTACACTAACAGTCTACTAGTACTCATAACCACTAATCCTGAATCATCAGATCAGATCCCAAAAACTTTTTAGAAGATCCTTCTCCGGGCTCCACCATTAACAAAGACCAGCAACCTTCACTCGTCCCATGCATCCACCATTGCTCGCTCCGTTAGGGTTGGGTTAATTAGACACGAGGCTACAAGTAACCATGACTGATTAGCACTAACTTGACGACTAGGACGACTGCGGCGAGCCGCCACCACTCGCCGTCGACGGTTGGACGCGGAAGTAGTCGGCAGCGTCGGTGGCGGCGCCGTTGATATTGAAGTCCGCGTGGACAGGCGCGGGTGGTGGAGCGGCGTGGGCGGAAGGGTGGTGGACAGCGGCGGCTGGTCCTGGGGCGGCGGCGTGGGACGAAGAAGGGTACACAGCACCGGCGGCTTCGGACGGATGGTGGTGGATGGCCGCGGCGTTGGCcgtggcagcagcagcagaggcCGAGGCGCCGCGGCGCGCGCTGTGGCCGCCGACGAagttgtgcttgttgttgtgcatCCAGACCTTGAAGACGCCCTTGGTGACGCCCATCTCCTGGCAGCACTCGTCCACCACCGCCTCGTCGCGCTTCTGCAGCCGCCAGCCCAGCCGCTCCGACAGGGCCTGCATCCGCTGCTTCTGCTCCGGGCTGAACTTGGTGCGGAACCGCTTCCTCGCCGCCGCGGCACCGCCGGGAACAGTCCCGGGCGCCGCCGGCATCGGGCCCAGGGAAGAggcgggcggtggcggcgacggccTCGGCGCCGCCGCGGGGGTTTGGGCGCCCGGGCTCGGTGCGCCGGTGCTCAGCGCGAGGAGCATGTGCGGCGCGGCCTGCTGGCGGTAGCCGTGCGGCGGCGCCAAGCCCGGCGCCGACAGCGGCGACAGCGGGCGGTCCTCGTCGAAATCCGAGCCCTCGTCCGACTCCTCCTCGGTCTCCTCGTCGAAGGCGGCCGGCAGGCGGTCGTCCGGTGCCTGCTCCTCGCCGCGCATCGTGCGGCTATCACGCATGACGTGCGACGCGGCAGCAGCCGGTGCCGGCGccagtggtggcggcggcggcggcagctcggCGGGCCGGCGGTGGAAGTTGCGGTGGCATCCGCACGCGGCGCACCTGAGCGAGCTCGGGTCCGCCGGGTCGGCCTCCGGCGACGGCATGAACTCGCCGCACCCGTCCAGCGCGTGGCCGCCCAGGCTCGCCGCGTGGTTCTTGAGGCACTCCCGGTACACCCCCGtctcgccgccggccgccggcgcccCGAGCCTCGTCTTCTTGGCCGCCGCGGCCATGCCGCCGTTCGGGAACACCGGCTGGTACTTGAGGTCCGCCACCGCCTCCATCCTTTCCCTCCCGCCCACCCGCCCCCTCTCTCTCCAAGGCGGCGTCACCACTGCTTGCAGCGGAGCACGCCCCCACCACGGAAGATTACCGCTTGCGCCTCACAGGGACAAAAGACGAGGACGAGGGGAGAAAACTACAGGTAGGGATGTGAAGAGAGGCGAGGAGATAAGAATAATTAGCGTGAAAGAGAAATGAGTGATGAGAGTGAAAGAGAAATGAGTGAAATAAATACACGAATAATTAGCGACGAATAATTAACGTGGatgactaaggccctgtttaaaTTTATGGTTTAACGTTTTAGGGTGTCATATCACGTGGTGTTtcatactaataaaaaataaattatagaattcgtCGGTAACCAGTGAGACgaatttttaaacctaattattcTATCATTAGTACATATGTGTACTGTGGAAGTGTTCGGCTGGTATGAATTATTTATGGTTCATGTTAAAAACCACTATTTATGTTGGaatgatgtgagagaaaaatactggtcTATCTGAAAAAATAAACTGAACAAGTTAGCTTCTTTCCCAGCCGAACACAGCCTATATCACTacgttgtcaaattatggactaattagactaaaAAGATTTATCTCATAAATTAGTTGTAAAtcatataattaattattttttagtttatGTTTAATATTTATTGTATttgtctaaatatttgatgtgacataacTAAATTTTAGATATAAGATAAAAATATTTTATATActtcaaaagaaaaaagaaaagggagACGAGACGAGAGAAGGCTATGTCATTACTGTATCATCAGTTGTGGTAGTTATGTGCGAGGGGAGGGTACAAGTGTACAGTGGGAAACCATGGCGTAGTGGCAGGGCTAGGCATGCTTTGCCAGACGGAATAGCAGTACCAAGCGCGTAGCCTAGGGCCTTGTTtggttgccaaaatttttggcaaaatgatactgtagcgtttttgttgttatttaataattagtgtctaattatagtctaattaggcttaaaagatttgtctcgtgaatttcgtctaaactatgtaattagttttattttttatttatatttaatgctttatataTGCGTTAAAGAatcgatgtgacagaaaatcttaaaaattttggtaaaatgaagtggaactaaacggcCCCTGCGCCTGAGAATCACAACATCACATGAGACGAGTCAGGCTCCAGGACAGCACGCGTGAGCTGACGTTCTGATATAGacttaggcctggtttagatcgtAAGTTTTTTTAGTCAGtctatcacatcaaatttttAAACGTATAtacagagtattaaatatagataaaaaaataattaattactgtAAAttatgagatgaattttttaagtctagttAGGttatgattagacaataattgtcaaatacaaatgaaaatactatagtgtcaaatactgattcctaacctcaatctaaacccgGTCTTATAACCCATATTTTTTTCGATCAACAAAAAAAATATTCTTCACATCAAATCAATGATACTTTAATAGCTTTTAACCAAACAAAGACGGCATCATGCTGCAGGATGCTGCTCATTGCACACTGATGATGCGCCGCAGTAGTTGGGACTTTGGGCGATGACGTATGATCGTGTTGAATCGTACGGCCTGAGTGCCTGTGTTCTTTCTTCCGTCTCTGAAATTATAAAGCGCAGCCTTCGTCTCCCCAGGACAAAAATTCCAAGCAGTGTAGGTTATTTAGGCTTGCACGATGCACCTCATCCCCTTGCACTTGTGTTTTGGTAAGATGCATCCACCATTCTCTAATGTTTGTCTGGCTAATTGACAGACCTTGCTCATTATGTGAGAGTCCCATTTGCTAACATAGCCTTTTGGCATAACTCTCCTAAAAAAAAGccttttgggccttgtttagattagagttaagaatcagtatttgacactatagtacttttgtttgtatttgataattattatccaattatggcctaactaggctcaaaaaattcgtctcgtaatttacaatcaaactgtgtaattagttatttttttatctacatttaatactccatgtatgtgtccaaagatttaatgtgatggggagagagcgaaaaaacttacaatctaaacaaggccttgggcATAACTGCATCTAGCCATCATGTGCAGATGAGTTTCTTGTCTGCAGTGACACAATTTGCAAATTGGGTCTGTTTGTCATCccttttgatgatttgatccgTTGTTGACAACTTTCATCGAAGCAACAACCATATGAGGAAACGACAGCTTGGCTCCACTTTTTGTTTCCATACATTGCACCAATTCGGGTCTAGAAAAGTCTCAAGTAACTATGCATtgtatgtgaaaggatcaagatgtccaagaaaaTGGATGAAttagactaattctaaatttcttttacaataattaagttatatggttagcccaattaacctcttgtgcctagaaagtgtttctattaatctaccacacaaaagtttagcaacctatattccaatcctactctagcatgacaattctatcaATATAAATGACAATAATTGAATTGCTGaaagtaaatgttcaaagtaaagagagaaggaggaacgcggcgatgttttgtcgatgtatcggagagtcgtcactccccactagtccttattggagcacccgcgtaagggtgtagctctcccttgatctgtgcaaggatcaattgctctctacgggttgattctttgacattccgtcgcggtgaatcacccacaatcgctcataacttgagttgtgtcatccacaagctccgccggatgatcaccaagctcccaatcaccaccaagccatctagatgatggcgaacaccaagagtaacaagcacgaactctcacttgaccacgacaagcctaatgagaatggtggatgcatactttgctactcttgttttcactaatgagggctctttttgggattctcaaatctcaatcacctcactaggaccttgctctttttggcactctcaaatgtgtttctcagctgtttgaataagcaaaagtacccccacacacacgaatggaggaagtatttctaaccatggctgaaaaacaaaccgttttgtgcctctgcggggtgaccggacgctccggtcatgttgaccggacgctccggtcagttctcctcgaactctagtgtttaagatgtgactagacgcgtccgattgtgattttccctctctggaaccttactggagtcgaccgaacactGGGACTCAGCATCCGgacacttcacctctcagcgtccggccgcaccagacgatttcaccttgattaactgaccggaccctgcgccCGCGTCCTGTCACCCCGGagccagtgtccagtcagtatttgacccttcattcacttccaactctcgatcatatgtgaatgaagtttgctccaatggatctaagggcttcttaggagctacctagtgctagatttagcaagtgtgcaccatacctaactcactagactcacctaggttaagctacccatccatacctcccttaatagtacgaccaaaggaaaaataaagtcataaactactctaagtgtctcttccactccaatcaatacttagaactagtccatccttaatcttgtcgttcatcctttgaaaactgaaataatttccatcataggggcatgaccataatgatagcccaatcgatctccattaccataacctaacttaattgcctctgaaaacacacattagtcatagtaatcatgtattgtcattaatcaccgaaaccaaactaggggcctagatgctttcaatcttctcatttttggtgattgatgataatatcacctcgagtatgtgaaagagttgaggtttttaacatgcttggttcatataagtttttgacaataagaacaaaggagttaggcaagcttatatgacccaagccaatatggtgtactcaaaagatatgaaataagcatgaatacaagtaataaagctcatttgcatcggagtaaaacgcagaagcaaagcaaatgagcataacactagtgatatgacatataaaagattcaaagtagagagcacacatgtcatatatcacgatcacatagatatcactatcacataaatatagtttgatgcataaaagtaaacacacgaatgtataaatagtgtatcacacataaaaaccaaatataatagaatactaagcaccccctaagtcgctccccctaaatctaacatactcgatccctttccccctttggcgtcaaacaccaaaacctaagggtcggttggcggggctgcagcggacgagttgggtgctgaggtatgaggagcaagctagaactgtgtgccatcatcatctgaccctgagctctgagttgtctgaccctatgtagctagaagcgatgctaaagttgtctgggtcggatcagggactAGAGCGGCCATAGATTATgtaggtatcactgaagcagccagctctgatgatgcaacagaagaagggagcgtctctgtaatcccgataataggtgcaactatagaaggacctaggacatgtaaatatggcggagtaggctaccctatcaactcactgaaagtcgctccaaggctcctagagactgaagtatctggcactagcagcgaagaagtctgagccagtgtgaagcccatctaaaaaggtgtgaactgtggggctagcactagtgaggcaaaccactgggacacctactctgtagatGAAGCAAACTGTggtggtggttgtccctgactctaaagcccactaggttgtaatgctggagtcatataagtggtggcaggctaaccaagctggggtgaaggctgtggcagtggagccctaatagctatcacaacatgctgcataaacccaagtagctattGCTACATGAGAAGCTGTTGCTGATGCatggcttgctgctgctgctgtatagcctgctgctactgctagatTACCTGCTGTTGtcactagaactcatcctgcctagtctaaaACTGAGCAAAAGTGGCAGATGTCTCTTGAGCCTAGCGAGCcagatcctgcctcatccgctcaagtatggcaagtagagcggggtctatctgcggtgcaggtggagctgaactggaactactggcctcatggtcatattgacgtggaggcatctgaggaataggctgatagtcatcatttgagctatcactagggttgCTCGCGATAATCCCCTCTTGCTGAGtatcaagctactcctcctctataACTGCTATGCTcctaatggtctcatcctgctaagctgtagtctctagcacctctagacgttggctcggctggctgggtgtcctcactgcactatgatgGATCatttgagtcatgttgtatgcagggaactctatagtagcaccactatactctgccagcatctctggtggcctcacagtaactgcccagtggatcaggaatgtaatccaaCGAGCATATGATAGCTGtctgtgacccctgaacccctctgcaatagcatcctccatctctgatagaaagagatcccaaatgtcaaacactgtctgttgcatcagagagttcagtaaccataattgtatgtgagtcaagccctcgcgataccctatcctcggaagcagtgtcctcctcataatggcatccaacactctagctataggagtgagatcactgggtgtcctgctcgacccctcaccaaatggctctataaagcaatggcggactagatctgtaagGGGGACAAGACCACCGTGAGGACGTCTAGGAGGcgttgtctatccatagcaaacctcatgtagctagataggctgctcctgaagtttaagtatctctctgaccctagtgctcatcagcctataatctctgcctctgaaagcaaagtgaatgaatctgtgctacGGGTTAATCTAAAGTGTAACATAGAActaacgaacccaagatggaacatataagcctgtctgtccaagtaaatctgtcagccctagtaggtaagataggtaagggcgaatatgctctccagttgctgctacaatggtcttaatgttgcacaccctctaagatctgaatattgccccactgttaagatatatattataaaaatcttcctacagaggtgtgtagaaaccctctaaagcatgctcatcctacctcggcgggaaccactgctcaaagtccacaaatctgagctgctgaacctgcttggccgtggtagccctcaaatccaagtgagtcactagaggcagaccctgtggtctaggaggtgggcgagaacccctccactgtgtctTTGACCTCGGggtgactggagcacgggtatgactagagtggcgaagctatggctgaggtgcctgctctgtctcctcagcctgctctccctcttgagtctgctctgctggctgtggctgctgctgaggctccccctAAGACTGACTCTCATTAATAGCAACATGCCATCCTTCAACCATGAGAGTCTTAGCTGGACCACCACGATGACGCTCAACTTGCTCAAGTGCTGCCCTCATAGATGGAGAAGGCTAatatgcaataacaacaccactctgagcacctcctctctctatgcgctctgcggcctctgcaactacaGCTACTCTCGTTGTATCTGCATcaggatacttgcgcttcctcaTTGCTAGCTTCTTTGTCATCTTGCCTTTTGTATCTATAGGCTGGGGAGGCAGGGGCCTCAAATCCTCATCGCcgagaccacctccaacattcttaacACGAGTCATATGACGAAGCTGAGAagaacaactgccgctgacaagaatcaactaccaactgtcacttctgaggcttagcctcgatccatacttgtgagcttggccctgagttaactgacaactgccaatgggaccacaacggcaccaactcg
This DNA window, taken from Miscanthus floridulus cultivar M001 chromosome 13, ASM1932011v1, whole genome shotgun sequence, encodes the following:
- the LOC136501183 gene encoding zinc-finger homeodomain protein 9-like, which codes for MEAVADLKYQPVFPNGGMAAAAKKTRLGAPAAGGETGVYRECLKNHAASLGGHALDGCGEFMPSPEADPADPSSLRCAACGCHRNFHRRPAELPPPPPPLAPAPAAAASHVMRDSRTMRGEEQAPDDRLPAAFDEETEEESDEGSDFDEDRPLSPLSAPGLAPPHGYRQQAAPHMLLALSTGAPSPGAQTPAAAPRPSPPPPASSLGPMPAAPGTVPGGAAAARKRFRTKFSPEQKQRMQALSERLGWRLQKRDEAVVDECCQEMGVTKGVFKVWMHNNKHNFVGGHSARRGASASAAAATANAAAIHHHPSEAAGAVYPSSSHAAAPGPAAAVHHPSAHAAPPPAPVHADFNINGAATDAADYFRVQPSTASGGGSPQSS